In Astyanax mexicanus isolate ESR-SI-001 chromosome 7, AstMex3_surface, whole genome shotgun sequence, the genomic stretch aggtgaattctgctaaaaaaaaaaagcctaatctgtttttgtttgagttttaaTGGTTTAGTTGGTCTTAGGGTCAGTGGTGACTAAGCAGTTAGAGCACTGGGCCATCAACAAGGTTTTAGGTTATTAAATTTATTCacttgtgtatgtatgtgttcacTGGACAGGTTCAGGTTATAAGCGGAGGCTAAATGTCATCTGTGCCCATCACCACCTGTGTAAGTTTACTCTCTTTCAAAGACATGAACAGTTTATCATTTTTATGGTAGGATTTtaacagatagagacagagattTGTATTTGCATAGGTAAAATATGTATCTGATCCCCTACTAACCGTCAAGAATTCTGACCCCCACTGATCAGTTATGTGCCCTTGATGCACACAAATGGGTCCTGTCCCTTTAAGGAAGCACTCTTATTCTCACCTCTCTATATGTATAAAAACACCTGTAACAGAAACAGTACCTTCCATTCAAACCTCTCGATCACCATAGGCTACACATTTGGTGAGGAAAGAAACAACTGTACAAGAGACACAAGAAATACAAGAGAACAGTCAATCGCCCTCGCTCTGGAGTtccatgcaagatctcaccttAAGGATGGGTTAAGGATTATTAGGAAGGATGGCTTCATTTGGGTCAAATCCAAGACCTTCTTACAGTTTGTTCCATTTGCAAACAGTGTTGCTTCATCATGTTAAATttagaaatacagtatattcgGTTCTATAGTGCTgtacagttattaaaaaaaatagaaaaactacTTGCTTACAGTAAATCCTTCAGATGCTTTTGTCTGACatttctctatgatctcagcagttattgttgtttttttattttattcataatgtGTCTAGATTTTCTCAGGCCTGAGCAACAATCACTTTCAGGCGCTAAATTATTCAGGCAGATTATGGTTCTCGATTACATTAAATTGCAGTTTCAGTATGTCTCTGTCAATGCAATTCTTTATAAATGCAATTTCCAGCTTTCCTGCTCACTGCTCGGCTCCCTGTATATTCAACTGAATCCAGGATAATGATTTATCCAGAACAAATTATATGTGAGTTAACCCCTCACTGTCCAGACTTATTATTCTTTTTTCACCCTGAAGCCCATTTCTGTATCAATACTCCATGTAAAACTAGTCTGAAAGTTATGAGAGTGAGGAAAGAACATCTCAAACAGCTCCTGTGTTTTTGGAATGAATAAGGAAATGAAGAGCAAACATGTTGAGAACATGACCTCTACCTCATTATGTAACATGTGATCAGGATATGCCATGGGCTAATGGTAAATGTAAATAATCAGATGATCACAGACAGATAATACATCCTTCTTCCGTGGCTGTCATGCGGATGACCCCATTTAACATCTTCTTAAATTCTGATGGTTATTGGGAAACCACAATGGTTAATTCgagattttttactttaatccataCATACAATATGTGTCACAGACACTTTAAAtatgtgtaaagttccttacaggtCTTTGTCCTTGAATTTAACAAATTGTGCCATATACTGAATATTACAAGTCTGTTCCAGcacaattacataatttttaatacaaatacaaatacaattacacaaatacaaattTCTAGAACAAACTgataaaatacaaattatttaattGTTCTTGTGACACATATGTGACATCTGAACTTTTACTTTCAAATAATTACAGAATTCATGTGACCTCCAgcacaataaaaaacattaaaagctaCCCAGTTATTTGaactgatttaattattttttaccaaTATTCAAAATGTTGTGAAATGGTTAATTGTAGAGAAAACAAATGCCTTAAAATGAATTACGGTGGAGGTGAAAATAACTAGGATACTTTACTTTTCTTgcatttgtgtttttatatatatttataaaatgaagACTTTGTGTTGGGACTGTATATAGATCAGGAATAGACACTGCACATTCCTCTCTACTGAAACTATTATAAAACAATCTTTCAGGCATCACATAAAATATCTGCAACCATTAACTTTACTAAAGTTGGTTATGTAGTTTTTAATAGCATTAAAATTTGTAGATGAGTTTTTCTCTTTTGCCACTGCTGTGAACATTACTATAATGGTGTATTTAATAATCAACAATTCAATTGATTTTAatggtttatattatatagaaaaCAAATATAACAACAAGTAACTATGCTTTTTTAGAGAACATGGCTCTCTTGAGTGATGTGTGATCTAGTGAGTTACAGACACTCAAAGGCATAGAAATGTGGCACATGACTACTCACCCCTCTGTCGTCCACTAGAGTATGAGTCAGAGCCTGAGGCCTCCGAGTTTGACTTGGGGACGAAGATTCGGGTTCCCAAGGACATCATGCTGGAGGAACTGTCCTTGATGAAGAACAAGGGATCCAAGATGTTTAAGATGAGGCAGCAGCGTGTGGAGAAGTTTATCTATGAGAATAACCCTGACCTCTTCAGCCAAGAGTCGATGGTGAGAAAAACAGTGTTTATACAAACAGATGATGCACAGAGCAGTAGCTGCAAAAGTCTACAGAAAAAAGTGTAACACAATAGTTAATTAAGTTGCTGTGAAGAGGAATAGTGCCCCTTTTTGAAGTAGTATTGTTACTTATTATTTAGCAAATCCAACTGATAAATCACATCAAAtcattatcaaaaatatataacatcAACCTGAGAACTGACTCAATCCCTCCTAAAACACACCTTTCCCGAAATATACATTGCATGCATCAAGTGATAATATCTAACTGTGATCTGTGGTCCCAGGATAACCTCCAGAAGCTGGTGCCGAGCCTTGGAGGCCAGATGATAGATGTTGGTGGCCGTCTGATTGGCGGGCAGATGGTTGGCCAGGCTGGTGCAGGCGGGCATGCACCTGTGCCCCCTCCCAAACCAGGAAGCCTTGGCAAGGGGGCAGGAAGTGGGATAGCTGTAGGCGGAACAACTATCGGAGGGGTAGCAGGGGCAGGAGGGGCAGGAGGAGCAGGAGGTGCTGGAGGAATACTTGTAGGAACAGCAGATGCCTCTCACAGTGAGTAACAGACAAAGGTCCAGATGGTGACCTCCATACACTGCCCAGCTCACCCACCCTGACTTCACATCCATGCAAGTCGACAATCTCCATATGGGGGTAAACGTTCTGTCTGATTCATACGCCTCGATGCAGATCATACTTCACTACACAAATTTGAGGAACAGCAGGCCACAGTTCTGAACACTTTGTTCAGCCTGATATTTGAGTTCAATCAAAGCACTGAGTAAACTGTGGGCTACTGTGGTCCTTCAATAGTTTGacaaaatatacagtacttaACTTTGATGTTAACCTGCCTGATTTTCTCTCTGTTTGTAGGTGATGAGAGTGCTAAGGCTGCTTTGGAGAAGGCTAAAAAAAGAAAGGAGTATGTGAAGACGTATACATCACCCTGGGAGCGAGCTATGAAAGGGAATGAAGAGCTTATGGCTACCATGAAGCCGTACATGCCAGGCCCCTATATTTACCATGATCTGCCCAAATACAAGAGCTTCAACAGGTGCCACATGatgaattttaatttttaaaacagttttcttTGTAATTAACTGACAGGTATAGACATCCCATTTCAACCCAAACAGCCATGACCCCTGCTTCCAACACATtgcttatttattataaatatttattgacCTCACGGTACTTGTTATATTACCATATAGATATTTGAAATCACCATTCATAGGTTATGAATGAATGTAATTAAACGTGTAAAATATAAGTGTAATCAAAGatattaaatacttttttcaaaCGTTGAAATCACTATTAAAATATTTGGAAACACTATTCCAAAAAGTCAAATATGTTCAGAAATTAAACcaggctcagagtggtccagcaggttaagctctgccactatgatcaggagatcgtcagtttaaatcctgttcatgtagcttgccatcagctaccagagccctgagagagcacaattggccttgctctctctggatgggtagatggcgctctgtccACATCACatcactttcctctgagtgcactgtgatgctatttggcaatgctgcatcagcagcagttcaaaaagagtcgtggctgacttcacatgtatcggaggaggcatgtgttagtcttcaccccccTGGTTTCGGGGAAACACTAGTGATAGTgatagagtcctaatgagtgggctggggagaaaataggggaaacaaattgaaaaaaaaaaaattatcttcaaaaatgtaatctaatttaaaaaggaACGAAAGATTGttctaaatgttttaaatcaataATTTTTATGTTCAAAATGGAAAATTAGTAAATGAATGTTCCTTAATTTTGGTTTAatcaatgtttaaatgtttgttacAACAAAATCTTTTCCATTTTGCTTGCAATCTATTTTTGATTTAACTATCCTTTCAACAGGATATATAGGACTACAGCTTCACAGTCTGATCCATGGTTTTGGAATTAGAGGGTCTTTTATCCAGAACTGTGAACTTTTTTAATGATTCACAGGTTGAGGCCAATTGTAAGCCATCTGTTTCCTCATTAGGAAATAATTAATCTGTGGTAACTTGCAGCTTCTGAAGCGCAAGGgcttaatatttatatttgtattttttatcacaaaagaTTTTCCTACATGAAACCAATATCACTATCATTAAATCTAATGAATTAAAATTAGATGTCTATTTTAACATTAAAGTTATCATTTTTGCCAGTGGAGACTACCAAAAAGGCGTGACTCGTCTTCTTTTCAAACATATTATTTCTGTCTTTGCACTAATAGGACTGCTCTGCCATTTGGAGGCTTTGAGAAAGCTGCTCAACTGATGACCTTCCAGCTCCCAGACATTGATGTGGCGACAGAGGAACCTGAGCCCGCAGTGGTGTATCAGCATGACATCGGATCGCGACCCTCCTTCAACCGTACTCCCATAGGCTGGGTAGGCAGTGGAGAACCAAGCAACATTCACCTGGAGGTTGATACCATACCATTCGACGGAGAGACAGATGACCTGTGAAGAGTAAACCTCATGATCCCGCAACAGCTCAACAGGCTTTGTCCCCCCTGATAATATTAAccccgcacacacacatacacacaaacaaacacacacacacatacttacatcAATACTTCTCTCATGGATCAGCTAAATAACATATGACACACTGTGTGTGAAAAGGATAATGATCCACTGGTGGTGTGAAGTAGGTTTGCTTCTCATAACACACTGAAAATGGAATAGAACAGTCAGTAAGTGTATCACAACTCCACTCATACAATAAAGTCCATATTTAACCTGATTTGTCACACTGTGCCTCATCCTACCATGCACCTGCACTCCAAAGAAGAAGTTTATGCATGGAGCTAAAACTGTAATGACTAAGAGAAAAGTGACATTTTGCTTTGCTTACTATTATTCAGCATGTTGAACTGTAGGATGGGCTGATGTCCTGCACTTTTGGACAGTAGTCCAAGTAAAGGGTAGTCAGAGCAGTCAAGAGTAGTCAAGTTAATGTTGGCATATAAATTAATGTTGGTGTACAAGGTAATGTTGGTGAAAAGTGGTAAGAAAGCTAGCACCTAACTCTTTATTGTAAGTAGTTAAGCTCCAGTAACCTGCAAGAACAGGTAAAGGGGTTACATACtaaaaagtattttacaaaaaaagtattttaaaaaataaaatttcaagCTGCACATATGATCTATTATCCATGTTAGAGGTTTACTGACCTGATTCTTTTCACTGGAAAACCCACCACTGTTTGTGCAACACGTTGATCCAATGTTCTTTGGCATCTGATATTGTCATCTCCCaatttaataaacatttgatAGCTGATGTGTTTTGGTCTGTCTTTATATCACTTTCTAAATGTTTATACACTTCAATAGAAACAGCAATTGTGTGCCAATGGCCAATTACTATGAAAGTCcactatatttgtaaaaaaaaaaaaaaaaaaaaaaaaaaaaaagacagagctcTGTTaagattatatgtttttttatcattGGTTTGTCTGACTCCTAAAACAAGTTATGTATTTAATAACCAAAGGTAAAGTTCTATTGTCCTTTGGTATCGTTTGGTGTGAGGTTTTTTTAGCTAACATAAAGTCCATAAAGCTAGCTAGAAATGCTCTACATTTATATCTTTTTAATCAGTAGTGTCACCGTTACAATTAGGATTGTTTCAGTTTGGTTAATTTGGCACACCTATATAATAAACTATACTCTTAAACCATTGCTAATTTTTAAATAACAACTGtcatatgttttttgtgtgtatttcctaaaaaaacttgaaaagtttTTTGGCGATAAATGCTGTGTGtcgtgtaaatgttttttttaaatactgtgattataataatcattttacCTTTTTGCCCAGCCTTTCTTTGAGTCCTCTTCAAAAATTATGACTTAAACCTGAACCTCTGTGGTGAAGTTACTGAACTTGTGGTATTTAAGGCTATTATACTCTTTATCTATCTGTTTATTAAAAGTGTTGACGTTTCAGCTCCAATAAAAAGTCGAAAATCGGAGTTTTTAATCCACTTTGTGGCAAATCTCGCTGCCTCTCGTCACCACTCGTTACCTGAGTGGATCTCGCGAGACTTGGTTACCTTGGCTGCAGCACGCAGTGACGCTGGAGGCTGTTTGAGGTGCAGCCGGTCTGGGGGTCGAGCcaggcaaacacacactcacacacttacacacactcacactccttTATTCTCGCTACCCGGAGATACGCGGAGGCTGGAGAGCGGGCACGGCGGCGGGGAGATCAGCCTGGGCCGGGAAGGAGGCGTTCCGTCCGCGTGCGGGGAAGTTGTGAGGCTCCGTAGTAGAGCGCGAGCATGTGAGTGCCTGTGCTGTTGTGTTGATGCGAGCCGCGCGctgcagcgcgagctgagagatACGTAGCTGGTTTCAAACGTCCAGCGTGTTAGTAGATAAGATACCCGCGCAGTTCATGAAGCTGGTGCATGCATCTCTATGTGTGTAATGTGAGaggtgtgtgcatgcatgttacTAGACTTGTGCATGCGTGCGTgcatatgtgtgagagagagcaacGTTAACCTGCTGACGATGCTGCACGGTAGGCTGCAGTAGCAGCAGCTTAAACAGCAACTTCAGCTCGATTACACACTGTCTCATCAGGCTGGCCACTGGTGCCATTACATTAGGACCCCTTCTTCAAATACCTACTGCGCACAATAGCCACTTTCTCTTGCCCTGCGCATGCACAAACAACACAAAAGCACAATCGTGCGTTTGTGTAGGCTGAGCAGATGCGCTGTGAGCAAAAGGTGAGCAAACCTCGTCTGCTGCGTcccatctgtgtgtgtgcagagcCCAAAAGCAGCCTGCATGCTCTTTTTGCTGGGGTTTTATCGATGACGTAGTGAGCTATTTCACACTGTCCTCGTAGCAGCCAGTGCCATTCACATCATCTACTTGGCACTTAGTAGATAGTAAACCAGACTAaaccaacagagagagagagagagcaggttcAGGTTGGTCACGTGGACCAAGTAGACCAAGCacattgtctttttttattatgtctGGATATGTAGTTGTGGTGTTACATATATAACATaggttagggctgcacaatattgaggGGAAAGTTTGACATCAGAGATGCCCATAAGtctttaaaacgtaaaatgtTATGATTATTACTgagaaaatatgtaatctgttgtgtcttTTACTTTAGGTGACCAAACTGAGTGTAAACTGAATGAATGAACTGCCCACTAAGCTTTGGAGTccacacatttaaataataaacattgaCGATTGTGTCGTCTAATCTGTGACACCTTATCGTTGCATCTAACTGACATTGTAGGTTTTTCTTCTACTGGGGACGCTCAGAATATTTAGAGATTATTTGGCAGAAAAAAAGTTCTTtcaatatttattgaaataagttacacaaaaaaaacagagatatgatctaagtgattttttttgtactcaaaggtacacttttcataattgtaccctcaaaggtaaaatcttggtctttagagggtcagatgtgttccgtctgaagtacaaagtctttcctaacagcaggaagtacagatttgtaccatttaaccagccaaaaggtacattcgcTATTCTGTATCACTatacaaataaacaatatatattttaattatataaatttttCATATGAAGCCAGTTAATTTTGAATCATGAATTTCTTGATAAATATtcagttaatgataatgtttataatctttataatatttactggtacaaaaaaacatgggtacaaaaaaagacttttactaAAAAGTATGCTGTTGTACCTCAATAATAGGTActgccccagcgacaagctttgtactctttttagTACAaatctgcacttttttttttttagtacttaTACTTCATGGTACTCCAAAATCACATGGTGTTTTTGATGGtacaattaaaatacaaataataatatacaaaaatattttcaatTGTAGTTTGACGTTTGATATTCAgggtatttaatatatattttattgtagaaAAACATTGGAAACATTTCTCAGAACctgtgaaaaaaaatgtatttggatTTGGCCAGATTTTATCATAAGTCATTGATCCAGTATGTCATGATTGTTAACAATCTATTCTGTGCATCCAGTATTGTGGTGAAGTAAATCATATTGGGccaatataatctgtctctgtaggtatatcattttttttattggtatcaagcaaaaaatgttttaaattttgaaTTTGGCAGTGCATATCCTGCAGTGTGATTATTGTACAGTAAAACCTGTAATAACAgtgctaaaacaatatattagACAGCTTAAGCATAGCTGAAATGAATTGCTGAACATATAGGCCACCCTCATCACATTTGGGTCACTGGCTAGTTGCTCAAGTGAGCCCACCTTAATAAAACTGCTCAAAAAAGGCTGCAAGTTGGAAATGAGGCCTACAGAGCAGAGCTGGTTAAAGCCACTCTTACTGAACTTCCTTAATAAAGGTTTAATCTTCCcagctgattttatatttttactctaCGGCCTAAATGTCTTTCCTCTACTGTGCATGTTTTCTGCTCAGCCCCCTCACAACTGCTCGCAGGTGTGGAGAAAATAACAGGATCATCATAATTGTGATAATAATTCATCCAGTAATGGTTTCATTAGCACTGCCAGGCTAAATGTGGGAGCAGTGCTGTTGTACACTCTCCATCTCTGATGGATTATCAGGGACTTAAGACTTTCAGGTATTTGGCTTCCTCAAGCCAAACCCAAATATATGCACAAAGTAATAATGGTGCAAAGCTGAAAGTGGCAGTGTGATTTACGTCAGAGCTGGATTCATGTCGACATTGGTTGTTAGTAATTTGAGAGAAATAGTAGGTTACTTTGGATACCTACAGTATGTGCTTTAAGGATAAAGAATGCTTGGAGAATGAACTTTACAAAAGGAGGAAAAAACACTTAACCCTGAATGGACATTTGGTGAAAAAATTGTACCTGAAATTTCATCATGAATTTAGAACATAAAAAAGAACAGATAAAGAACAGCTTTCAGGGTCAGATAATGgcccaatataaaaaaaaatggaaaaaaatagcttcctttttttctctccgtATTGGCAACTACATGTAAGATTGAttgaaaaagtctgaaaaatagaCAGTAGTCCCTAGGGATGGATGATAAAGATGCACAGTTATGggatttctaattttctgtacaGCACCTACTGTTATGGCATCTGCCAGTCTGTAATGATCATGGCCAGTGGAATCTGGCAAGAATAGTCCTTGCAATTCAGGAGACCCCACATGCGTATCCCACAGCTCAGTATAGTGTTTTTTAGCTTAAATAAAGCAtaatgatactagttcctgtctaaTTGCATGGGGTATGTCAGTGTATGTAACATTGTCCTAAAGGCTAGAAAACAGTAACCTCTGCAGATGGATGTACCCAATATGGGAATTCTGAGCTGATGTTAAAATGGAAATCTGCTAATGTTAATACAtgaacatttataaaatgtagaaaataggACTTCTTCCTGAAATAGCATTTGATAGAATATAGCATTGCAAAACCCTTTCTAAACACAGCACCAAAACATCACCTAAATATTTCCGCTCATCCAGAGCATCaacttttatgtgtttttaagaCACACATATAAAACACGTAAGAGTAGATTTATCTGCTTGTTTCAGAAAAGGTCTAATGAAAGTGCTGGGAGAAAGGACTAAAAactcaatataaataaataccacaatatgCTTAAGGGAAATGGTGATATACAATACAAGATGatgaaaacattaataaagtgtaatattaGTGTATCGTTGTTTGTAACACaaagttttactgttttttttagaatatattGATATGCACAATATATTTCCCAGTCCTATCTTATGGAAAAGCTTTTAGAATAATGGTCTGACCTGATTTTTTTCATGCTGACAAAaacaagttgttgttttttttcttttatctttcgAAGattacattttataacatttttaatctGAACTTTTTAATTAGTTAACTATGTAAAAGATGACTATCTATATTTCAGAAATTAATCTATTGGATTTAATGAAAAGTACAGAAAGTCTACATCTGACAGCTGTCTTAAAAAAGTTATCTATTTTAAGTAACAGCTCCTTTTTTATGTTgaaatatgtgtgtatattttgaGTGTAAATCCTATTTGTGAAGCCTGTCTGGAATAAGGTTCTTACATAAAACATGTTGGAAATGCAGTGTTTACTAAGAAGTGGAGAAAAGCAGATTAAATGGAGCTCTATCCAGTCTCCTCTCCGCAACCTCTCCTCTGATACTACCTCACTGTGAAAAGTAAATGTGAGCTTTGGTATGCATGCTAAATCAGGGGACGGATTGTTATGTAAAATTCAGAGATGAATAAATTAACATACTGATGGTCAATTCTTGTGGCCTTGTGTTCTGCGTTCCCATGCATTCAGCTCAGGCAGAGTTGTTGGGGAGGGGGTAGGTGGACAGGGTAAACAAAGACATTTTAGACAACCTAATTGGTTGAGCTTTATGAAATGCCTGTGGGATTGAGGACAGATATTCAAAGGAATGGAAAGTCTCTAAGGAAAGGACAGAAAATCCAATGAGAggaacttttaataaacttcttaaaGGTTTGGAACTTCTGATGAAACTGTTTTCATTTTTGTGTGTAGTCTAACCTAAAGAAAAACTTTGGCATTTTCTATACTTTATGATCTTCCTATGCTATACCTGCAACGGGAAAATtcatacaaactaaacaaaaatgtaatacttTTTATTTTGGAGTTTGTTTCACTTTGTATCTTTTGTTATAACTGACCCAAAGCttttcttaattttaattttgtcatgTATATAGGATACTTGTGCTGGGATGACAACAGTGATTGATGATGACCATCATCGTGCTgaaataatacatacatacacaccctagtcagccataacattaacaccatgaGAGGTGAAATGAATACTGTCTTAATCTACAGGGTTGTCTGACAGTGGATGTTGTGATGGCTATAATACTAGGTTAGAGCATCTCCAAGTTGTAGGTGTTGTGGGGTGTTCCCTGTATGCAGTGGTCTTTACCTACCAAACATAGTTCAAAAAAGGAACCATGCCATGTGTGAACTGGTGACAGAGTCATGGATACCCTGAGCTTGAAGGGTCTACTGGAAACATCTTGGTGCcaaataccacaggacaccttcagaggtcttttTGAGTTCATGTCAGATCTTTTTTATGGAACTAATATTGTGTCCTGAACTGActtgtgaggtgtgtgtgtgtggcctccagTATTGACTATGGATGTGATTCTTCCATGGGCAATTCTAGCAGTATGTCACCGGTCATGATATTtgccacccactgtgctgtccactgtgcaCAGTAATACCATGTTGCAATGAGGGATGTTTAAATgcttgcacaacttcagaaatggcaTATCCTGTCTGTCTAGCACAAGCTTGGGCCACGTTGGAAATAATTAAAGTCACTTTGCCATTTGTGCATGTGTTGGGAATACCATgagttttggcatgtctgtgtaaggtttatatttttgttatacaGTTTAGGTTTTGATCATGTTGCAGTTAATAGTTTAACCTTATTGAGTGCACTTTTCACTGCTAGTTACTAACAACAAAAATAACAAGAGATATTGAGGTCTGATAACTGTATTGTATAAAACAAGTCTTGGGTTATGTTTGCAAAGGAGAATAGGAGTTTAGATTGCTTAGCTTTAGCAATTTGGGTCCCGTCACTCAGCTTAGCGTCTTAGCATTTGTCTAAATTTCCCTAAGCCCTGGTAGAGTATGCAGCACTTTGAGTATTTTGTAAGTAGAAGAGCTGTAAACCTGTATACTATTGAGGCAGCAGAGGGGCAGACAAATCCATTTTTGAGCTTAGTGGTGTAGATTTTAGATGCAGGCTGACCTCTGGCTCTCCTGCCTCAATCCCATCATGTTCTGATTAGATCCACATGGGCAGGGATATCATGAGCAGGCTAAATTTACCCTCAGGCCTGTTTATAACAGCAATGAACTCATGTTTCCCCTCCAAACAGCTATAAACCTGTAATGTGTGTTATTGGTTTTAAACTAGAGCAGCTAGAGAGCTGCTGAGATGAATACTAATAAATTATGCATAAAAGTAAAGGGAAATAGTTCAGGGgtatctgtgagtgtgtgagatgCTGTGTTTGTCCTCGTCTCTGATCAGACTCAGAAGCGTGTTTGCTGGGTGTTAGTCTCCCGGTCAGAGTGTCACCTGGTGAAGCATTGCGTGTGTCGATTGTAtgtgcctgtgtctgtgtgtgctttcAGTCTAGACAATTACATAACAGCTTCTGCTCATCTAATAACTTCACAGCCTCTGTATTTTTCCTGCATGTTGATACACCATTGCAGttgtgtgtgtggatggtgtAATGAGAATTGTCGCAAT encodes the following:
- the myoz1a gene encoding myozenin-1a → MPLSGTPAPPNKRKKTSKIITDFSHITQNEYESEPEASEFDLGTKIRVPKDIMLEELSLMKNKGSKMFKMRQQRVEKFIYENNPDLFSQESMDNLQKLVPSLGGQMIDVGGRLIGGQMVGQAGAGGHAPVPPPKPGSLGKGAGSGIAVGGTTIGGVAGAGGAGGAGGAGGILVGTADASHSDESAKAALEKAKKRKEYVKTYTSPWERAMKGNEELMATMKPYMPGPYIYHDLPKYKSFNRTALPFGGFEKAAQLMTFQLPDIDVATEEPEPAVVYQHDIGSRPSFNRTPIGWVGSGEPSNIHLEVDTIPFDGETDDL